One stretch of Eupeodes corollae chromosome 2, idEupCoro1.1, whole genome shotgun sequence DNA includes these proteins:
- the LOC129945315 gene encoding ATP-dependent DNA helicase PIF1-like gives MEKFKIWQRSIVSKLKFENVAFKFSDFTKLENLKSNQYNFRLANLKHIQLNVLYMHIFYTLIVALRFHTKFPYTQRPLHQYVQENLPKLNSEQKLAFSQIKESVDLHKGKLFFIDAPGGTGKTFLINLLLAKYRSEGKIVLAVASSGIAATLLSGGRTAHSTFKLPINIIAHEEATCSISKTTSIAKVFQKADLIIWDECTMSNQAHIEAVNRLLKDLRSSSRLMGGVTMVFSGDFRQIMPVIPKGTRADIIKSCVKSSSIWRYVQKLQLKINMRVELTNNTDTSEFASLLLRIGDGKHTFMGPNTIELNESFGKIVYSTEQLIQCVYGDLNALESRPFSWFCERAIVSPKNCSVDEINRYVLQNLKTESHKYNAIDTVVDDNDSVHYPHEFLNSLNPAGLPPYQLNLKIGTPIILIRNLNPPNLCNGTRLQIKKLLKNIIQVQILTGPAVGKYALIPRIPMIPTDLPFQFKRVQFPIKPCFCMTINKAQGQSFKFIGVDLRENVFSHGQLYVALSRVGSKSNQCILLPRSNITANIVYPEALK, from the exons tttcggCTAGCAaatctaaaacacatacaactaaatgtattgtatatgcatatcttctatacattgatag TCGCTCTTAGATTCCACACCAAATTTCCGTACACACAGCGCCCTCTACATCAGTACGTGCAGGAAAATTTACCAAAACTGAATTCGGAACAAAAACTTGCTTTCAgccaaataaaagaaagtgTAGATTTACATAAaggaaaactttttttcatagaCGCGCCTGGTGGTACTGGTAAAACCTTTTTGATTAATCTTTTACTAGCGAAATATAGATCAGAAGGTAAGATTGTTCTTGCCGTCGCCTCTTCTGGGATTGCAGCAACATTGCTTAGTGGAGGCAGAACTGCTCACTCTACGTTCAAGCTGCCAATTAACATCATTGCCCATGAAGAAGCAACATGCTCTATTTCAAAAACCACTTCCATTGCAAAAGTATTCCAAAAAGCGGACCTTATCATTTGGGATGAATGTACGATGAGTAATCAAGCTCATATTGAGGCTGTGAATAGACTCCTTAAAGATTTAAGATCATCGTCAAGACTTATGGGTGGAGTCACAATGGTTTTTTCTGGGGATTTTAGACAGATAATGCCAGTGATTCCCAAGGGTACTCGAGCCGATATtatcaaatcttgcgttaagtCGTCTTCTATTTGGCGATATGTACAAAAACTTcaacttaaaatcaatatgAGAGTAGAGCTTACTAACAACACTGATACTTCTGAGTTCGCGTCTCTACTTCTAAGAATTGGTGATGGAAAACATACTTTCATGGGTCCAAATACAATTGAATTAAACGAAAGCTTcggaaaaattgtgtatagCACAGAACAACTTATTCAGTGTGTGTATGGAGACCTGAACGCGTTAGAATCAAGACCATTTTCTTGGTTTTGCGAAAGAGCTATCGTGTCACCAAAAAACTGTTCAGTGGATGAAATAAACAGATACGTgcttcagaatcttaaaacggAGTCGCATAAATACAATGCAATTGACACTGTGgttgatgataatgatagtgtGCACTACCCTcatgagtttttaaattcactcaACCCAGCAGGCCTGCCGCCAtatcaacttaatttaaaaattggtacaccAATTATTCTAATAAGAAATCTCAATCCTCCGAATCTGTGCAATGGCACACGACTCCAGATcaaaaagctattaaaaaatataatacaagtACAAATTCTTACCGGACCCGCAGTAGGAAAATATGCCCTGATTCCCCGGATACCAATGATACCAACAGATCTCCCTTTTCAATTTAAACGTGTGCAATTTCCCATTAAACCATGCTTTTGTATGACAATTAACAAGGCTCAGGGTCAATCGTTTAAATTTATTGGAGTCGACCTTAGGGAAAATGTCTTCTCTCATGGTCAGCTTTATGTTGCTCTTTCCAGGGTAGGCTCAAAAAGCAACCAATGCATACTTCTTCCTCGTAGTAATATAACtgcaaatattgtttatccggaggctttgaaataa